In one Lysobacter alkalisoli genomic region, the following are encoded:
- a CDS encoding ATP-binding cassette domain-containing protein → MFDLAHVSKRHGSTVALDGIDLHVARGCTTALIGPSGAGKSTVLRMLVGLDWPDRGEVRFDGEPLQRQRLPEHRRRIGYVIQEGGLFPHLSAADNAALLARTLGWPRERIDARLAELAVLCRLPPDALKRYPAELSGGQRQRVGLVRALMLDPPVLLLDEPLGALDPVIRHELQAQMRELFAALRKTVVMVTHDVAEAAYLADTLVLLRSGRIVQQGSARELHDMPAEPFVREFLHAQRSLEECL, encoded by the coding sequence ATGTTCGATCTCGCCCATGTCAGCAAGCGCCATGGCTCGACCGTCGCCCTGGACGGAATCGACCTGCACGTCGCGCGTGGCTGCACCACCGCGCTGATCGGTCCCAGCGGCGCCGGCAAGTCGACCGTGCTGCGGATGCTGGTCGGGCTGGACTGGCCCGACCGCGGCGAGGTGCGCTTCGACGGTGAGCCGTTGCAACGCCAACGCCTGCCCGAACACCGGCGCCGGATCGGCTACGTGATCCAGGAAGGCGGCCTGTTCCCGCACCTGAGCGCGGCCGACAACGCGGCGCTGCTGGCGCGCACGCTGGGCTGGCCGCGTGAGCGCATCGATGCGCGGCTCGCCGAACTGGCAGTGCTGTGCCGGCTGCCCCCCGATGCCCTGAAGCGTTATCCGGCCGAGCTGTCCGGCGGCCAGCGCCAGCGGGTCGGACTGGTGCGCGCGCTGATGCTGGATCCACCGGTGCTGCTGCTGGACGAGCCGCTGGGCGCGCTCGATCCGGTCATCCGTCATGAACTGCAGGCACAGATGCGCGAACTGTTCGCGGCGCTGCGCAAGACCGTGGTGATGGTGACCCATGATGTCGCCGAGGCGGCGTATCTCGCCGATACGCTGGTGTTGCTGCGCAGTGGCCGCATCGTCCAGCAGGGCAGTGCGCGTGAGCTGCATGACATGCCGGCCGAGCCGTTCGTGCGCGAGTTCCTGCACGCGCAGCGCAGCCTGGAGGAATGCCTGTGA
- a CDS encoding patatin-like phospholipase family protein: MPLSLTLGLLLTLLLAACGGNTRPTAPPAVVAPPPAPSEIRVGLALGGGAAKGFAHIGVIKMLEANGIQVDTVAGTSAGSVVGALYASGMDSFEMQRKAVALDESSIRDVRLFSGGLVKGQALQDYVNTQVGGKPIDRFPKPFAAVSTRLETGERAVFVRGNTGQAVRASSSIPGVFEPVAIGDKHYVDGGMVSPVPVDAARQLGADFVIAVDISNKASGRKPDGMLGIVNQSIAIMGQRAGAEELGRADVVIRPEVQDIGPADFEQRSAAILAGERAALAALPQIRARLAELSVARASEQQEKFKREQLEAARLACLQQEPGRITRLLGRAPDCDALEVSARN; the protein is encoded by the coding sequence ATGCCCCTGTCGTTGACGCTGGGGTTGCTGCTGACCCTGTTGCTGGCCGCCTGCGGCGGCAACACCCGGCCGACCGCACCGCCGGCCGTGGTCGCGCCGCCACCGGCACCGTCCGAGATCCGCGTCGGCCTCGCCCTCGGCGGCGGCGCAGCCAAGGGCTTCGCCCACATCGGCGTGATCAAGATGCTGGAAGCCAATGGCATCCAGGTCGACACGGTCGCCGGCACCAGTGCCGGCAGCGTGGTCGGCGCGCTGTACGCGAGCGGGATGGATTCGTTCGAGATGCAGCGCAAGGCGGTCGCGCTGGACGAATCCTCGATCCGCGACGTCCGCCTGTTTTCCGGCGGACTGGTCAAGGGCCAGGCGCTGCAGGACTACGTCAACACCCAGGTCGGCGGCAAGCCGATCGACCGCTTCCCAAAACCCTTTGCCGCGGTGTCGACCCGGCTGGAGACCGGCGAGCGCGCGGTGTTCGTGCGCGGCAACACCGGCCAGGCGGTGCGTGCGTCAAGCAGCATTCCGGGCGTGTTCGAGCCGGTCGCGATCGGCGACAAGCACTATGTCGACGGCGGCATGGTAAGCCCGGTACCGGTCGATGCCGCGCGCCAGCTCGGCGCCGACTTCGTGATCGCGGTCGACATCTCAAACAAGGCCAGCGGCAGGAAGCCCGACGGCATGCTCGGCATCGTCAACCAGTCGATCGCGATCATGGGCCAGCGCGCGGGCGCCGAGGAACTGGGACGCGCCGACGTGGTGATCCGACCCGAGGTGCAGGACATCGGCCCGGCCGACTTCGAACAACGCAGCGCCGCCATCCTGGCCGGCGAGCGCGCCGCACTGGCGGCACTGCCGCAGATCCGCGCCAGGCTCGCCGAACTGTCGGTGGCCCGTGCCAGCGAGCAGCAGGAGAAATTCAAGCGCGAGCAACTCGAAGCCGCACGCCTGGCCTGCCTGCAGCAGGAGCCCGGCCGGATCACCCGCCTGCTGGGCCGCGCCCCCGACTGCGATGCGCTGGAGGTATCCGCGCGCAACTGA
- a CDS encoding M28 family metallopeptidase — protein sequence MFPRPSSRPSVRPFAAALALALLLPLLPACQRDAASVAPEREPWDASASAGMRRIEADVRFLADDLLEGREAGTRGFDLAALYVAQRMRATGLAPAGDNGYYQQVPMLQSTRIAAGSELVIRREGVDTSLAFRAQFLPAPDFNAEAAEIEAPMVFVGQGVHAPELDHDDFAGVDLDGKVAVLFGGAPAHFDSDRRAFYSSYPEKQRALVERGAVGAIIVRTDEDEARFPWQHLAENAGKPSMRLRGDDGQALDTFPQLQVVAMVGTAAAPRLLDAGGHNAKALFADAEAGRLRAFDLPGTVRMSSRSRIAPVQSRNVVGVLPGSDPALAGEHVVFSAHLDHIGIGAPVDGDFIYNGALDNALGVAIMLEAGKRLAQSDSPPKRSLLFVATTAEEKGLLGAEWFAQRPTVPRDSLIANINMDMPVLLAPTTDAVPVGVEHSSLQPLVEQAAAEVGVELSPDPVPEESIFVRSDQYAFIRAGIPAVYLIGGYKGRDGVDARAANGAFLRTHYHRPGDDAHQPIRYDDAARLARLNAEIGQRIADAAERPRWNEGDFFGEQFGDAASDR from the coding sequence GTGTTTCCGCGCCCGTCATCCCGGCCGTCGGTCAGGCCCTTCGCAGCGGCACTGGCGCTTGCACTGCTGCTTCCGCTATTGCCCGCCTGCCAGCGCGATGCCGCTTCCGTCGCGCCCGAGCGCGAGCCCTGGGATGCCTCCGCCTCGGCAGGCATGCGCCGGATCGAGGCCGACGTGCGTTTCCTTGCCGACGACCTGCTCGAGGGCCGCGAGGCCGGCACCCGCGGCTTCGACCTCGCCGCGCTGTACGTGGCCCAGCGGATGCGCGCGACCGGGCTAGCGCCGGCCGGCGACAACGGTTACTACCAGCAGGTACCGATGCTGCAATCCACCCGCATCGCCGCGGGCAGCGAACTGGTGATCCGACGCGAAGGCGTCGACACCTCGTTGGCGTTCCGCGCGCAGTTCCTGCCGGCGCCGGATTTCAATGCCGAGGCGGCCGAGATCGAAGCGCCGATGGTCTTCGTCGGTCAGGGCGTGCATGCGCCTGAACTCGACCACGACGATTTTGCCGGTGTCGATCTGGACGGCAAGGTCGCGGTGCTGTTCGGCGGCGCGCCGGCGCACTTCGACAGCGACCGCCGCGCGTTTTATTCCTCCTATCCCGAAAAACAACGCGCGCTGGTCGAACGCGGCGCGGTCGGCGCGATCATAGTGCGTACCGACGAGGACGAGGCACGCTTCCCCTGGCAGCACCTAGCCGAGAACGCGGGCAAGCCGTCGATGCGCCTGCGCGGCGACGACGGCCAAGCGCTCGATACCTTCCCGCAGCTCCAGGTCGTGGCCATGGTCGGCACTGCCGCCGCGCCGCGGCTGCTCGACGCCGGCGGCCACAATGCCAAGGCACTGTTCGCCGATGCCGAAGCCGGCCGTCTGCGCGCGTTCGACCTGCCGGGCACGGTCCGGATGTCATCGCGCTCCAGGATCGCGCCGGTCCAATCGCGCAACGTGGTCGGCGTGCTGCCGGGCAGCGATCCGGCGCTGGCCGGCGAGCATGTGGTGTTCAGCGCCCACCTCGATCACATCGGCATCGGCGCTCCGGTCGATGGCGACTTCATCTACAACGGCGCACTCGACAACGCGCTCGGCGTGGCGATCATGCTGGAGGCGGGCAAGCGGCTAGCGCAGTCGGACAGCCCGCCGAAACGCTCGCTGCTGTTCGTCGCCACCACCGCCGAGGAGAAGGGCCTACTTGGCGCAGAATGGTTCGCGCAGCGACCGACCGTGCCGCGCGACTCGCTGATCGCCAACATCAACATGGACATGCCGGTACTGCTGGCGCCGACCACCGACGCAGTGCCGGTCGGCGTCGAGCATTCCAGCCTGCAGCCGCTGGTCGAGCAGGCCGCGGCCGAGGTTGGCGTCGAACTGTCGCCGGACCCGGTCCCGGAAGAGTCGATATTTGTGCGCAGCGACCAGTACGCCTTCATCCGCGCCGGCATCCCGGCGGTGTACCTGATCGGCGGCTACAAGGGCCGCGACGGCGTCGATGCCAGGGCCGCGAACGGTGCTTTCCTGCGCACGCACTATCACCGTCCCGGCGACGATGCGCACCAGCCGATCCGTTACGACGATGCCGCGCGGCTGGCCCGCCTCAATGCGGAGATCGGCCAACGCATCGCCGACGCAGCGGAACGGCCGCGCTGGAACGAGGGCGATTTCTTCGGCGAGCAGTTCGGCGACGCTGCCAGCGACCGATGA
- a CDS encoding ABC transporter permease/substrate-binding protein, translating into MPVTRGPLLCVLMLMLIAAAAMPAIAADGVRIGSKNFTESVILAEIAAGAGRDLGRRVEHRRQLGGTRILWRALEEGGIDAYPEYTGTLAQELLRMPGADLAALESALAERGLRMTAPLGFNNTYALGMRSDRALALGVGTISGLVAHPGLTVGLSNEFMQRADGWPGLREAYGLPQQANGLDHDLAYRGLQSGAIDVTDLYSTDAEIDYYDLAVLDDDRHYFPDYQAVFIYRADLDARAPEWTAALEAMAGRIDAPTMRRLNARVKLGRENEATVAADWLGVEAPRAAGRAARIAQRTLEHLGLVGISLVLALMVALPLGVLAARRPRLGQVVLSLTGLLQTLPSLAVFVFMIPLFGIGAGPAIAALFLYSLLPIVRNTHAGITGIPRDLRETASALGLPPRTRLWRIELPLALRTILAGIKTAAVINVGTATLGALIGAGGYGQPILTGIRLDDIGLILEGAVPAALLALAAQGLFEGIERALTPRGLRIVARE; encoded by the coding sequence ATGCCTGTGACGCGCGGCCCGCTTCTGTGCGTGCTGATGCTGATGCTGATTGCGGCAGCGGCAATGCCGGCCATCGCCGCCGACGGAGTCCGCATCGGCAGCAAGAACTTCACCGAGTCGGTGATCCTGGCCGAAATCGCGGCCGGGGCCGGACGCGATCTCGGCCGCAGGGTCGAGCACCGTCGCCAGCTTGGCGGCACCCGCATCCTCTGGCGGGCACTGGAGGAGGGCGGAATCGATGCCTATCCCGAATACACCGGCACCCTCGCCCAGGAGCTGCTGAGGATGCCGGGCGCCGATCTTGCCGCGCTCGAGTCCGCATTGGCCGAGCGCGGCCTGCGCATGACCGCGCCGCTGGGTTTCAACAACACCTATGCGCTGGGCATGCGCAGCGACCGCGCACTGGCGCTGGGCGTCGGCACGATTTCCGGCCTCGTCGCGCACCCCGGCCTCACGGTCGGCCTCAGCAACGAGTTCATGCAACGCGCCGACGGCTGGCCTGGTCTGCGCGAGGCCTACGGACTGCCGCAGCAGGCCAACGGACTGGATCACGACCTCGCCTACCGCGGATTGCAGAGCGGCGCGATCGACGTCACCGACCTCTACAGCACCGATGCCGAGATCGACTACTACGACCTGGCCGTGCTCGATGACGACCGCCACTATTTCCCCGACTACCAGGCGGTGTTCATCTACCGCGCCGACCTGGATGCGCGCGCGCCGGAATGGACTGCCGCGCTGGAGGCAATGGCCGGACGCATCGACGCGCCGACCATGCGCCGGCTCAATGCACGGGTGAAGCTGGGCCGCGAGAACGAGGCGACGGTGGCCGCCGACTGGCTCGGTGTCGAAGCTCCGCGCGCGGCCGGGCGCGCGGCACGGATCGCGCAGCGCACGCTCGAACACCTCGGCCTGGTCGGCATTTCGCTGGTGCTTGCGTTGATGGTCGCGCTGCCGCTGGGTGTGCTGGCCGCGCGTCGGCCACGGCTTGGGCAGGTGGTGCTGTCGCTGACCGGCTTGCTGCAGACGTTGCCGTCGCTGGCGGTGTTCGTGTTCATGATCCCGCTGTTCGGGATCGGCGCCGGGCCGGCGATCGCCGCGCTGTTCCTCTACAGCCTGCTGCCGATCGTGCGCAACACCCATGCCGGCATCACCGGCATCCCGCGCGACCTGCGCGAGACCGCCTCCGCGCTCGGCCTGCCGCCACGCACACGGCTGTGGCGGATCGAACTGCCGCTGGCGTTGCGCACGATCCTGGCCGGCATCAAGACCGCGGCGGTGATCAATGTCGGCACCGCCACCCTCGGTGCGCTGATCGGTGCCGGCGGCTACGGCCAGCCGATCCTGACCGGCATCCGCCTCGACGACATCGGCCTGATCCTCGAAGGCGCGGTGCCGGCGGCGTTGCTGGCGCTGGCCGCGCAGGGCCTGTTCGAGGGCATCGAGCGCGCGCTGACACCACGCGGTCTGCGGATCGTGGCAAGGGAGTAG
- a CDS encoding glycogen debranching protein, with product MSLTSAPGQAAIDANALGARYDAGGANIDFRVYSSRATRVEVWIYKTSSGAQEKVRYVLSKNSTTNVWSKTVPVSTLRDSYGITGTVYYGYRAWGPNWPYDSSWKKGTGTGFISDVDSNGNRFNPNKLLLDPYARETSHDPITPACTDGTLYASGVGHRNKDSGACASKGIVLANDATSTGSKPTRAFRDEVIYEVHLRGLTMNDTSLPAAIRGTYAGAAQKAAYLADLGITAVEFLPLQETQNDQNDIDPNSADGDNYWGYMTLNWFAPDRRYSSDKSPGGPTREFKAMVKAFHDAGIKVYVDVVYNHTGEGGPWSGSDGHTVYNLLSWRGLDNPTYYSLTSDYQYPWDNTGVGGNYNTRNAVAQDLIVDSLAYWRDELGVDGFRFDLASVLGNTCEHGCFNFDKMDSGNALNRIANELSPRPDNGGSGIDLIAEPWAVGGNSYQVGGFPWKWAEWNGIYRDQIRKKQNMLGMETITTGTLATRFAGSSDLYGDDGRKPWHSVNFLVAHDGFTLNDLYVYNQKQNNQPWPYGPSDGGEDHNHSWDQGGVAAEQRKAARTGLALLMLSAGVPMFTGGDEVLRTQFGNNNPYNLDSPANWLYWTRDGHEANHEEFTRRLVAFRKAHPALRPANFYSSADNNGNVMEQLRWFRPDGQQAESGYLNDANNHAIAWRIDGSEFGDPASAIYIAYNGWSGNVNFTLPWPGNGKSWYRVTDTATWNEGPNAVRLPGSEDYIGGEWTVYGLQGRSVLLLIAR from the coding sequence TTGTCGCTGACATCGGCGCCGGGGCAGGCTGCGATCGATGCCAACGCGCTCGGCGCACGTTACGACGCCGGCGGCGCCAACATCGACTTTCGCGTGTATTCCTCGCGCGCGACCCGGGTCGAGGTCTGGATCTACAAGACCTCCTCCGGCGCGCAGGAGAAGGTGCGCTATGTGCTGAGCAAGAACAGCACGACCAACGTGTGGTCGAAGACGGTTCCGGTGTCCACCCTGCGCGACAGCTACGGCATCACCGGCACGGTGTACTACGGCTACCGCGCCTGGGGTCCGAACTGGCCCTACGACAGCAGCTGGAAGAAGGGCACCGGGACCGGCTTCATCAGCGACGTCGACAGCAACGGCAACCGCTTCAACCCGAACAAGCTGCTGCTCGACCCGTACGCGCGCGAGACCAGCCACGACCCGATCACCCCGGCCTGCACCGACGGAACGCTCTACGCCAGTGGCGTGGGCCACCGCAACAAGGACAGCGGCGCGTGCGCATCCAAGGGCATCGTGCTGGCCAACGACGCAACCTCGACCGGCAGCAAGCCGACCCGCGCGTTCCGCGACGAGGTGATCTACGAAGTCCACCTGCGCGGGCTGACCATGAACGACACCTCGCTGCCAGCTGCAATCCGCGGCACCTATGCCGGCGCGGCGCAGAAGGCGGCGTACCTGGCCGACCTCGGGATCACCGCGGTCGAGTTCCTGCCTCTGCAGGAGACCCAGAACGACCAGAACGACATCGACCCGAACTCGGCCGACGGCGACAACTACTGGGGCTACATGACCCTGAACTGGTTCGCGCCGGACCGCCGCTACTCCTCCGACAAATCGCCCGGTGGGCCGACCCGCGAGTTCAAGGCGATGGTCAAGGCGTTCCACGACGCCGGCATCAAGGTCTACGTCGACGTGGTCTACAACCACACCGGCGAGGGCGGGCCGTGGAGCGGCAGCGACGGGCACACGGTCTACAACCTGCTGTCCTGGCGCGGGCTCGACAACCCGACCTACTACTCGCTCACCAGCGATTACCAGTATCCGTGGGACAACACCGGCGTCGGCGGCAACTACAACACCCGCAACGCTGTCGCCCAGGACCTGATCGTCGACTCGCTGGCGTACTGGCGCGACGAACTGGGCGTGGACGGCTTCCGCTTCGACCTCGCCTCGGTGCTCGGCAACACCTGCGAGCACGGTTGTTTCAACTTCGACAAGATGGACAGCGGCAACGCGCTCAACCGCATCGCCAATGAGTTGTCGCCACGGCCGGACAACGGCGGCAGCGGGATCGACCTGATCGCCGAGCCGTGGGCGGTCGGCGGCAACTCCTACCAGGTCGGCGGCTTCCCGTGGAAGTGGGCTGAGTGGAACGGCATCTACCGCGACCAGATCCGCAAGAAGCAGAACATGCTCGGCATGGAGACGATCACCACCGGCACGCTGGCCACGCGCTTTGCCGGTTCCTCGGACCTGTACGGCGACGACGGCCGCAAGCCTTGGCATTCGGTCAACTTTCTAGTCGCCCACGACGGCTTCACCCTCAACGACCTGTACGTCTACAACCAGAAGCAGAACAACCAGCCCTGGCCCTATGGCCCGTCCGACGGCGGCGAAGACCACAACCACAGCTGGGACCAGGGCGGAGTCGCGGCCGAACAGCGCAAGGCCGCGCGCACCGGGCTGGCGTTGCTGATGCTCAGTGCCGGCGTGCCGATGTTCACCGGCGGCGACGAGGTGCTGCGCACCCAGTTCGGCAACAACAACCCGTACAACCTCGACTCGCCGGCCAACTGGCTGTACTGGACCCGCGACGGCCACGAGGCCAACCACGAAGAGTTCACCCGCCGCCTGGTCGCGTTCCGCAAGGCGCATCCGGCGCTACGCCCGGCGAATTTCTATTCCAGCGCCGACAACAACGGCAACGTGATGGAGCAGCTGCGCTGGTTCAGGCCCGATGGCCAGCAGGCCGAGAGCGGCTACCTCAACGACGCCAACAACCACGCCATCGCCTGGCGCATCGACGGCAGCGAGTTCGGCGACCCGGCCAGCGCGATCTACATCGCCTACAACGGCTGGTCCGGCAACGTGAACTTCACCCTGCCGTGGCCGGGCAACGGCAAGAGCTGGTACCGGGTCACCGACACCGCGACCTGGAACGAAGGCCCGAACGCGGTCCGCCTGCCCGGTTCCGAGGACTACATCGGCGGCGAATGGACGGTGTACGGGCTGCAGGGGCGCTCGGTGCTGCTGTTGATCGCACGCTGA
- a CDS encoding TIGR00266 family protein encodes MSQWYFVPPGGERAGPLDADAAQAYARQNPTAQCWRDGLSGWQPVRAMPEFAEASGATPRHMPPAPPPSKGRSDDIDYRIVGTDMQFVEIELDPGETAVAEAGALMYKDAAVRMDTVFGDGSHSGQGGGVFDKLLSAGKRVVTGESLFITTFTHAGSGKAHVAFAAPYPGTVLAMKLDEHGGRLICQKDSFLAGARGVSLGIHLQRKILTGLFGGEGFIMQKLEGDGWVFVHAGGTIVERELKAGERLDVDTGCVVAFHDSVQMNITRVGGIKSMLFGGEGMFLATLTGPGRVWLQSLPFSRLAGRMLAAAPQGGGQDRGEGSVLGGIGRLLGGDNRF; translated from the coding sequence ATGAGCCAGTGGTATTTCGTTCCACCCGGCGGCGAGCGCGCCGGTCCACTCGACGCCGACGCCGCGCAGGCCTACGCCCGCCAGAATCCCACCGCGCAGTGCTGGCGCGACGGCCTGTCCGGCTGGCAGCCGGTCCGTGCCATGCCCGAGTTCGCTGAGGCCAGCGGCGCGACCCCGCGGCACATGCCGCCGGCACCGCCGCCGTCGAAGGGCCGCAGCGACGACATCGACTACCGTATCGTCGGCACCGACATGCAGTTCGTCGAGATCGAACTCGACCCGGGCGAGACCGCAGTCGCCGAGGCCGGTGCGCTGATGTACAAGGATGCCGCGGTCCGCATGGACACCGTGTTCGGCGACGGCTCGCACAGCGGCCAGGGTGGCGGCGTGTTCGACAAACTGCTGTCGGCCGGCAAGCGCGTGGTCACCGGCGAGAGCCTGTTCATCACCACCTTCACCCACGCCGGCAGCGGCAAGGCGCACGTGGCGTTCGCGGCGCCCTATCCCGGCACCGTGCTGGCGATGAAGCTCGACGAGCACGGCGGCCGGCTGATCTGCCAGAAGGACAGCTTTCTCGCCGGTGCGCGCGGCGTCTCGCTCGGCATCCACCTGCAGCGCAAGATCCTCACCGGCCTGTTCGGCGGCGAGGGGTTCATCATGCAGAAGCTCGAGGGCGATGGCTGGGTGTTCGTGCATGCCGGCGGCACCATCGTCGAGCGCGAGCTCAAGGCCGGCGAGCGCCTCGATGTCGACACCGGTTGCGTGGTCGCCTTCCATGACAGTGTGCAGATGAACATCACCCGGGTCGGCGGCATCAAGAGCATGCTGTTCGGCGGCGAGGGCATGTTCCTGGCCACACTGACCGGACCGGGCCGGGTCTGGCTGCAATCGCTGCCGTTCTCGCGCCTGGCCGGGCGGATGCTGGCGGCGGCCCCGCAGGGCGGTGGCCAGGACCGCGGCGAGGGCTCGGTGCTCGGCGGCATCGGCCGCCTGCTGGGCGGCGACAACCGGTTCTGA
- a CDS encoding S8 family peptidase, which yields MKIKTALLAAAIGASLSLGAAQAAVDINNTQQRFVVSLKAGADTDRVLGVLYSHGIDIARVLKSDEGDSIAVNVDMRNLPDLRTLQAQLPEVDGVMVDVVRRLLDVPAAEAAYDDVTLDGETIPWGIQAVQAQEVMPGGGAIKVCIIDTGYALGHEDLQTAGVDGQDRGAGAWDGSDGSGLHDHGTHVAGTIAALGGNGKGVVGVVEDGSLDLHIVRLFDAQGGFVYATDLAGAMQDCADAGSNVISMSLGGDFSSKAEDRMVSKLNRKGVLLIAAAGNGGSVGGFEPKGDYATFSYPASYDAVMSIAALDSSLQRASFSQYTSQVELTAPGVNVLSTLANGGYGNMSGTSMATPHVAAVAALVWSHYPQCSNNHIRDALKRSALDLGEPGYDYKNGWGLVQAKAAVDYLAVNACKGK from the coding sequence ATGAAAATCAAGACTGCTCTTTTGGCGGCGGCCATCGGCGCCAGCCTGTCACTGGGCGCGGCCCAGGCCGCGGTGGACATCAACAACACCCAACAGCGTTTTGTCGTCAGCCTCAAGGCCGGCGCCGACACCGACCGCGTGCTCGGCGTGCTGTACTCGCACGGCATCGATATTGCGCGCGTCCTGAAAAGCGACGAGGGCGATTCGATCGCCGTCAATGTCGACATGAGAAACCTGCCTGACCTGAGAACCCTGCAAGCGCAATTGCCGGAAGTGGACGGCGTGATGGTCGACGTCGTCCGCCGCCTGTTGGACGTGCCGGCCGCCGAAGCCGCGTACGACGATGTCACCCTGGATGGCGAAACCATCCCCTGGGGCATCCAGGCGGTGCAGGCGCAGGAGGTCATGCCAGGTGGCGGCGCCATCAAGGTCTGCATCATCGACACCGGCTACGCACTTGGTCACGAGGACCTGCAAACCGCAGGCGTGGACGGCCAGGATCGCGGCGCCGGTGCCTGGGACGGCAGTGACGGCAGCGGCCTGCACGACCATGGCACCCACGTGGCCGGCACCATCGCCGCGCTGGGCGGCAACGGCAAAGGCGTGGTCGGCGTGGTGGAGGATGGCTCGCTCGACCTGCACATCGTGCGCCTGTTCGATGCCCAGGGTGGCTTCGTCTACGCCACCGACCTGGCCGGCGCCATGCAGGACTGCGCCGATGCCGGCTCCAATGTCATCAGCATGAGCCTGGGCGGCGACTTCTCCAGCAAGGCCGAGGACCGCATGGTCAGCAAGCTCAACCGCAAGGGAGTCCTGTTGATTGCCGCGGCGGGCAATGGCGGCTCGGTGGGCGGTTTCGAACCGAAGGGCGACTACGCCACGTTCTCCTATCCGGCGTCCTACGACGCGGTGATGTCGATCGCTGCGCTCGACAGCAGCCTCCAGCGCGCTTCGTTCTCGCAGTACACCAGCCAGGTGGAACTGACCGCACCGGGCGTCAACGTGCTGTCGACCCTCGCCAATGGCGGTTACGGCAACATGTCGGGCACTTCGATGGCCACGCCGCACGTGGCGGCGGTGGCGGCGCTGGTGTGGAGCCACTACCCGCAATGCAGCAACAACCACATCCGCGATGCGCTCAAGCGCTCTGCGCTGGATCTGGGCGAGCCCGGTTACGACTACAAGAACGGCTGGGGTCTGGTGCAGGCCAAGGCGGCAGTGGACTATCTCGCCGTGAACGCGTGCAAGGGCAAGTAG
- a CDS encoding cytochrome c oxidase assembly factor Coa1 family protein encodes MTRTPASRNWWQRNWKWFVPVLGIGLLALVAAAVFAMLSLISGVFRSSEPYRHAVAMAQASPEVVAALGEPIETGFMPTGTFNVDNDRGEADLSIGLHGPRGKATVYVEATRERKRWSYRTLLVALDDRDVDLLAADALAAPGSDTREEAPDAPL; translated from the coding sequence ATGACCCGGACGCCTGCAAGCAGGAACTGGTGGCAGCGCAACTGGAAGTGGTTCGTGCCGGTCCTGGGCATCGGCCTGCTGGCGCTGGTTGCCGCGGCGGTGTTCGCCATGCTGTCGCTGATCTCGGGAGTGTTTCGTTCCTCCGAGCCCTACCGGCACGCGGTCGCGATGGCGCAGGCCTCGCCCGAAGTGGTGGCTGCGTTGGGCGAGCCGATCGAGACCGGTTTCATGCCGACCGGCACCTTCAACGTCGACAACGACAGGGGCGAAGCCGACCTCTCGATCGGCCTGCATGGCCCGCGCGGCAAGGCCACCGTGTACGTGGAAGCCACCCGCGAGCGCAAGCGCTGGAGCTACCGGACCTTGCTGGTCGCGCTGGACGATCGTGATGTCGATCTGCTGGCGGCGGATGCGCTCGCGGCGCCCGGCAGCGACACGCGGGAAGAAGCCCCGGACGCGCCCCTGTAG
- a CDS encoding porin family protein — MKKTLALSLVLALGGLTGTALAANGSGTFVRGEVGNSDIEIGGFDGSDTALSLRGGYYFNSNVAVEAFYSNLGKDSDDSVRAKIHGFGLGVVGKRNFIDPHHGFFISGRAGVMHTTTDISVSGLGSADDSSSKPYVGIGIGYDFSPAFGLGLNYDFIKAEAFDTNIDIQTVTLGLEMRF, encoded by the coding sequence ATGAAGAAGACCCTCGCCCTTTCACTCGTCCTGGCCCTGGGCGGCCTGACCGGTACGGCTCTGGCCGCCAATGGCTCCGGAACGTTCGTGCGTGGCGAAGTCGGCAACAGCGATATCGAAATCGGCGGTTTCGATGGCAGCGACACTGCACTGAGCCTGCGTGGCGGCTACTACTTCAACAGCAATGTCGCGGTCGAGGCGTTCTACAGCAACCTCGGCAAGGATTCGGACGACAGCGTGCGCGCCAAGATCCACGGCTTCGGGCTTGGGGTGGTGGGCAAGCGCAACTTCATCGACCCTCACCACGGCTTCTTCATCAGCGGCCGCGCCGGCGTGATGCACACAACCACGGATATCTCGGTCAGCGGTCTGGGCAGCGCCGACGATTCGTCGAGCAAGCCCTACGTCGGGATCGGGATCGGCTACGATTTCAGCCCCGCTTTCGGGCTGGGCCTGAATTACGACTTCATCAAGGCCGAGGCGTTCGACACCAACATCGACATCCAGACCGTGACCCTGGGCCTGGAAATGCGCTTCTGA